A region from the Rufibacter sp. DG15C genome encodes:
- a CDS encoding L-threonylcarbamoyladenylate synthase produces MALIGKDIPTAVSYLTQGNLVAIPTETVYGLAANAYDEAAVVKIFEAKNRPAFDPLIVHTHSIQELEKIARQVPDVAYKLAERFMPGPLTLILPKSEKVPLLVTSGHDSVGIRIPNHPLTLELLRQLPFPLAAPSANPFGYVSPTTAQHVQDQLGDRIPYILDGGASHIGIESTIIRVVGDEVEVLRLGGLALEELEEVVSISKANIKTSSSNPAAPGMLSSHYNPGKKVFLGDVAQNLERIEDKSRVGIISLDKQFSGIPAQHQIQLSVTGDLSEAARNLFSALRQLDTPTVDIILAERMPNQDLGLAINDRLQRASFQGEE; encoded by the coding sequence ATGGCACTTATAGGCAAAGACATACCAACGGCAGTTTCTTATTTAACCCAGGGCAATTTAGTGGCTATCCCTACTGAGACGGTGTACGGACTAGCCGCCAACGCCTATGATGAGGCCGCCGTGGTCAAAATCTTTGAAGCCAAGAACCGCCCCGCCTTTGACCCGCTCATTGTGCATACCCACTCCATCCAGGAACTAGAGAAGATTGCCCGCCAGGTGCCGGACGTAGCCTATAAACTAGCCGAGCGCTTCATGCCCGGCCCTCTTACGCTCATTCTCCCCAAGTCAGAAAAAGTGCCTTTGCTGGTGACCTCGGGCCATGACTCAGTGGGCATCAGAATCCCTAACCATCCACTCACGCTAGAATTGTTGAGGCAATTACCGTTCCCTTTGGCCGCGCCCAGCGCCAACCCGTTTGGCTACGTGAGCCCCACCACTGCCCAGCACGTGCAGGACCAACTAGGCGACCGCATTCCCTACATCTTGGACGGCGGCGCCAGCCACATAGGCATTGAGTCTACTATCATTAGAGTTGTGGGTGATGAAGTGGAAGTGTTGCGCTTAGGCGGATTAGCCTTGGAAGAACTGGAAGAGGTGGTGAGCATCTCGAAGGCCAATATCAAAACCTCCAGCTCAAACCCCGCCGCGCCCGGCATGCTGAGCAGTCACTACAATCCCGGCAAAAAAGTGTTCTTAGGCGATGTGGCTCAAAATCTGGAAAGGATAGAAGATAAATCCAGAGTAGGTATCATCTCTTTAGATAAGCAGTTCTCCGGCATTCCTGCCCAGCACCAAATCCAACTCTCAGTCACAGGTGACTTAAGCGAAGCGGCCCGAAACCTGTTCTCAGCCTTACGCCAACTAGACACTCCTACAGTAGACATCATCCTAGCGGAACGTATGCCAAACCAAGACTTGGGTCTTGCCATCAATGACCGTTTACAACGCGCCAGTTTTCAAGGAGAAGAGTAA
- a CDS encoding biopolymer transporter ExbD gives MAEIQQQSGDSGGKKRAKKMSTRIDMTPMVDLGFLLLTFFVMTTTLAKPQTMEINMPVKPKNIEEQLPLKASNAMTILLGDEDKIFYYKGLNDGVNPVDLIQSDWSKNGIRKIVLEATQANPKLVVLIKPDETSTYKNVVDVLDEMTITNTKKYAIVEMDNADATLLTQKGGR, from the coding sequence ATGGCAGAAATACAACAGCAGTCCGGAGACTCAGGCGGTAAGAAACGGGCCAAGAAAATGTCAACTCGCATTGACATGACACCTATGGTGGACTTGGGCTTTCTTTTGCTAACATTCTTCGTGATGACTACCACGCTTGCGAAGCCGCAAACGATGGAGATCAACATGCCGGTTAAGCCAAAGAACATAGAAGAGCAGTTGCCATTGAAAGCATCCAATGCAATGACTATTCTCTTAGGAGATGAAGACAAAATCTTCTATTACAAAGGCTTGAATGATGGCGTAAACCCAGTTGACTTAATCCAGTCTGACTGGTCTAAAAACGGTATCCGTAAAATTGTTCTTGAGGCTACTCAGGCAAACCCTAAGCTTGTGGTTCTGATTAAGCCAGATGAAACTTCTACGTATAAGAACGTGGTGGATGTCTTGGATGAGATGACCATTACCAATACCAAGAAGTACGCCATTGTAGAAATGGACAATGCAGATGCCACTTTACTTACACAAAAAGGAGGTAGATAA
- a CDS encoding biopolymer transporter ExbD yields MPKVKVHRTSPSLDMTPMVDLAFLLVTFFMLISKFAPEEVLVVDTPSSVSEIKLPDSDVITISVGKEGRVFYNVDGTNTRRKLIEKMGEKYGIAFTNEEKELFSRSASFGVPIASLKSFLNMTPEEQKRVNQPGIPTDSLRNELGDWIMQTRYSNPKAIVAVKGDGSSDYPAVGRVIEILQEKKINRFNLVTDMETRPTL; encoded by the coding sequence ATGCCTAAAGTAAAAGTACATAGAACATCACCCTCCCTGGACATGACGCCCATGGTGGACTTAGCATTCCTTCTGGTAACGTTCTTCATGCTTATTTCGAAGTTCGCACCAGAAGAAGTGCTGGTGGTGGACACTCCGTCTTCTGTATCTGAAATCAAACTCCCTGACTCTGACGTGATTACCATCTCTGTTGGAAAAGAAGGACGTGTTTTCTACAACGTAGACGGAACCAACACCCGACGTAAACTCATTGAAAAAATGGGAGAGAAGTACGGTATTGCCTTTACTAACGAGGAGAAAGAGCTTTTCTCTAGAAGTGCTAGTTTTGGTGTGCCAATTGCCAGCTTAAAGTCTTTCTTGAACATGACTCCTGAGGAGCAGAAGCGAGTAAACCAGCCAGGCATCCCTACAGACTCTCTTAGAAACGAACTAGGCGACTGGATCATGCAGACCAGATACTCTAACCCTAAGGCCATTGTGGCCGTGAAAGGTGACGGTTCTTCTGACTACCCAGCCGTAGGACGTGTGATTGAGATCTTGCAAGAGAAAAAGATTAACCGGTTCAACCTGGTAACCGACATGGAAACCAGACCGACCCTTTAA
- the mazG gene encoding nucleoside triphosphate pyrophosphohydrolase → MTAARQAQLDAFNRLLDILDDLREKCPWDQKQTMATLRHLTIEETYELSDAILKEDLPEIKKELGDVMLHLAFYAKIASEQGAFDLADVLHAQCDKLVFRHPHIYGDAEATTEEQVKKNWESLKLKEGNKSVLSGVPASLPSLVKAMRIQEKARGVGFDWDTPNQVWEKVEEELAEFKAEVEAPSFSPENTAKATDELGDVLFSLINYARFLDLNPEEALEKTNIKFIKRFQHIEACAQQEGKKINELTLEQMEVYWNQAKQL, encoded by the coding sequence ATGACTGCCGCCCGCCAAGCCCAGCTAGATGCTTTTAACCGACTCTTGGACATCTTGGATGACCTGCGGGAGAAATGCCCCTGGGACCAGAAGCAGACCATGGCCACCTTGCGGCACCTCACCATTGAAGAAACCTATGAGCTCTCAGACGCCATTTTAAAAGAAGACCTGCCTGAGATCAAAAAGGAATTGGGAGATGTGATGCTGCACTTGGCCTTTTACGCCAAGATTGCCTCTGAGCAAGGCGCTTTTGATTTAGCCGATGTGCTGCACGCCCAATGTGACAAACTGGTGTTTAGGCACCCGCATATCTACGGTGACGCAGAGGCTACTACAGAAGAGCAGGTAAAGAAAAACTGGGAGAGCCTCAAGCTCAAAGAGGGAAATAAATCTGTTTTGTCCGGCGTTCCTGCCTCGTTACCCTCATTGGTGAAAGCCATGAGAATACAGGAGAAGGCCCGCGGGGTAGGTTTTGACTGGGACACGCCCAATCAGGTTTGGGAGAAGGTAGAAGAAGAGCTAGCTGAGTTTAAGGCCGAGGTGGAAGCTCCTTCCTTTAGCCCAGAAAACACGGCCAAGGCCACAGATGAATTGGGAGATGTTTTGTTTTCTTTAATTAATTACGCCCGTTTTCTAGATTTAAACCCAGAAGAAGCGTTAGAGAAGACCAACATTAAGTTTATCAAACGATTCCAGCACATTGAAGCCTGCGCCCAGCAAGAAGGGAAAAAGATAAATGAGCTAACCTTGGAGCAAATGGAAGTTTACTGGAACCAAGCCAAGCAACTTTAA
- a CDS encoding MotA/TolQ/ExbB proton channel family protein has protein sequence MEKKSAPATAKPVQKKDGKAGSMFASIVIPIAIIAAILIYMFILGNPANFEGGDNANHPLPGNYLGQVYKGGFIVPILISIVILVVAFAIERFLTISKAKGTKGLEQFVRNVRQKLNVNDINGAIALCDQQKGSVANVVKAGLLKYQEMHTDTSMTKDQRILAIQKEIEETTALELPMLEKNLVIISTIASISTLVGLIGTVLGMIKAFAALATAGGAPDATQLANGISEALINTALGITGSTIAIVAYNYFTSKIDELTYSIDEASFSIIQTYAAQHGESNRM, from the coding sequence ATGGAAAAAAAGAGTGCACCTGCAACTGCAAAACCAGTACAGAAAAAAGACGGCAAAGCAGGCTCAATGTTCGCCAGCATCGTAATTCCGATTGCAATTATCGCTGCTATCTTGATTTATATGTTCATCCTTGGTAACCCAGCTAACTTTGAAGGTGGAGACAATGCCAATCACCCACTTCCTGGTAATTACCTAGGTCAGGTGTACAAAGGTGGTTTCATCGTTCCTATCTTGATCTCTATCGTTATCCTGGTAGTAGCGTTTGCTATTGAGCGTTTCTTGACAATCTCTAAAGCAAAAGGTACTAAAGGTCTTGAGCAGTTTGTGCGCAACGTACGTCAGAAATTGAACGTGAATGATATCAATGGTGCTATTGCCCTTTGCGATCAGCAAAAAGGTTCTGTAGCCAACGTGGTGAAAGCCGGTCTTTTGAAGTACCAAGAAATGCACACTGACACATCAATGACTAAGGATCAGCGTATTTTGGCTATCCAGAAAGAAATTGAAGAGACTACTGCCCTTGAGTTGCCAATGCTTGAGAAAAACTTGGTAATCATCTCTACTATTGCCTCTATCTCTACACTAGTAGGTCTTATTGGTACAGTATTGGGTATGATTAAAGCGTTCGCGGCCCTTGCAACTGCAGGTGGAGCCCCAGATGCAACACAGCTGGCAAACGGTATCTCTGAGGCCTTGATCAACACGGCTCTTGGTATTACTGGTTCAACCATCGCTATCGTTGCCTACAACTACTTCACCAGCAAAATTGATGAGTTGACATACAGCATTGATGAGGCTTCTTTCAGCATCATTCAGACGTATGCCGCTCAGCATGGTGAAAGCAACAGAATGTAA
- a CDS encoding energy transducer TonB has product MDNSNYLATASLDDMVFEGRNKEYGAYRLRKIYNTHINRAIVIAIVLFVIALGAPVIRKALFGDSDVVKAPPKITVVDLEAPPSVEKVVPPPPPPPDAPPPPPPVRSTIKFTPPVVKRDEEVREEEIPDQEQLKEVDAGTETVKGDPNAPPTLEGIDEGTGPVEEVFEDKVYVAVEKMPEFPGGQDAMYKYLQKNYRVPSAALRAGVEGTVVLSIVVGPTGEVSDVQILKKLGYGLDEEAVRVVKSMPRWNPGEQNGRKVSVKYTIPYRIAIK; this is encoded by the coding sequence ATGGACAATAGCAATTATTTAGCTACCGCTTCTCTTGATGATATGGTCTTTGAAGGCCGTAACAAAGAGTACGGTGCGTATCGCCTTCGTAAGATTTACAACACTCACATTAACAGAGCCATTGTCATTGCCATTGTTCTGTTTGTGATAGCCTTAGGTGCTCCGGTAATCAGGAAAGCGCTTTTTGGTGATAGTGATGTGGTGAAAGCGCCACCAAAAATCACAGTAGTGGACTTAGAAGCGCCACCGTCTGTAGAGAAAGTGGTTCCGCCACCGCCACCACCACCAGATGCGCCACCACCACCGCCGCCCGTGCGTTCAACTATCAAGTTTACGCCACCGGTTGTAAAACGTGACGAAGAAGTACGCGAGGAAGAAATTCCGGACCAAGAGCAACTGAAAGAAGTTGACGCAGGAACTGAAACTGTAAAAGGGGATCCTAATGCGCCGCCAACCTTAGAAGGTATTGACGAAGGCACAGGTCCAGTAGAAGAGGTTTTTGAAGACAAAGTATATGTAGCGGTAGAAAAGATGCCTGAATTCCCAGGTGGACAAGATGCCATGTACAAATACCTTCAGAAAAATTACCGCGTTCCATCTGCCGCTTTGCGCGCAGGTGTTGAAGGTACCGTAGTTCTCTCTATTGTAGTAGGCCCAACAGGAGAAGTATCTGATGTACAGATCTTGAAGAAGCTTGGTTATGGATTAGACGAGGAAGCTGTTCGCGTTGTGAAGAGCATGCCAAGATGGAATCCAGGTGAGCAAAACGGCCGTAAGGTGTCTGTGAAATACACAATCCCTTACCGTATTGCCATCAAATAA
- a CDS encoding cysteine desulfurase family protein, translating to MRVYLDNAATTPLDKEVFETMAPFMLEHYGNPSSIHSHGRQVRAAIEGARKTVASLINTSPAEIFFTSGGTEADNAAIICTIRSLGLQQAVTSPLEHHAVLHSFESLEKRGEVQVTMLRVSDKGELDLAHLEETLASQPRTLVSLMHANNEIGNLNDLQAIADICKKYDAVLHSDTVQTMGHYKHDVQELGLNFLVGSGHKFHGPKGVGFIYVDSAIKIHPLIQGGSQERNMRGGTENVYGIIGLAKALEIAYRDMDEHHRHIQSLKDRMIHKLREEIEDVQFNGLSAEGDKSLYTVLNVSLPASEMNEMLLFNLDINKISASGGSACTSGVDLGSHVLRAMNADMNRGNVRFSFSKYNTAEEIDYTVATLAKLYQKVTV from the coding sequence ATGCGAGTTTACCTGGACAATGCGGCCACCACGCCCTTAGACAAAGAAGTTTTTGAGACCATGGCTCCCTTTATGCTGGAGCACTATGGCAACCCTTCCTCCATTCACTCGCACGGTAGGCAGGTGCGCGCCGCCATTGAAGGCGCCCGCAAAACCGTAGCCAGCTTGATCAATACCTCACCGGCAGAGATTTTCTTCACGTCGGGTGGCACAGAGGCAGACAACGCAGCCATTATCTGCACCATCCGTAGTTTGGGCTTACAGCAGGCCGTTACCTCACCTTTAGAGCATCACGCGGTGTTGCACTCCTTTGAGTCATTGGAGAAGCGCGGCGAAGTGCAGGTAACCATGCTGCGAGTAAGTGACAAGGGAGAGTTGGACCTGGCGCACCTAGAGGAAACGTTGGCCAGCCAGCCGCGCACCTTGGTGTCCCTTATGCACGCCAACAATGAGATAGGCAATCTTAATGACCTGCAAGCCATTGCAGACATCTGCAAGAAGTATGACGCCGTGTTGCACTCAGACACCGTGCAGACCATGGGCCATTACAAGCATGACGTACAAGAGCTGGGCCTCAATTTCTTGGTGGGCTCAGGGCATAAATTTCACGGGCCTAAGGGCGTGGGCTTTATCTATGTAGATTCGGCTATTAAAATCCATCCCTTGATTCAGGGCGGGTCACAGGAGCGCAACATGCGCGGTGGCACAGAGAACGTGTACGGCATCATTGGTTTGGCCAAAGCCCTGGAGATTGCCTACCGTGACATGGACGAGCACCACCGCCACATCCAGAGCCTGAAAGACCGCATGATTCATAAACTGCGCGAGGAGATTGAAGACGTGCAATTCAACGGCTTGTCTGCCGAAGGCGATAAAAGCCTATACACCGTCTTGAACGTGAGCCTGCCGGCCTCAGAGATGAATGAAATGCTGTTGTTCAACCTGGACATCAACAAGATCTCAGCCTCTGGCGGGAGCGCCTGCACCAGCGGCGTAGACTTGGGTTCACACGTGTTGCGCGCCATGAACGCAGACATGAACCGCGGCAACGTGCGTTTCTCGTTCAGCAAATACAACACCGCAGAAGAGATTGACTACACGGTGGCCACGCTAGCCAAGCTGTACCAGAAAGTAACAGTGTAA
- the glmM gene encoding phosphoglucosamine mutase: protein MALIKSISGIRGTIGGEVGEALTPLDVVKFAAAFGTWVLQTTNNNNIVIGRDARLSGDMVNRLVVATLQGLGINVIDLGLSTTPTVEMAVPAKKAGGGIILTASHNPKQWNALKLLNQHGEFINDQEGKLVLELAEKESFQFAEVTKLGKYTQSDKFLKRHIKAITDLPLVDVEAIKAANFKVVVDAVNSCGGFAVPQLLEALGVTQIEKLYCEPDGNFPHNPEPLPENLGEISRMMEKGKFDLGIVVDPDVDRLALVNEDGSMFGEEYTLVAVSDYVLQNTPGNTVSNLSSTRALRDVTEKSGGTYFASAVGEVNVVNMMKAQNAVIGGEGNGGIIYPELHYGRDALVGIALFLTHLAKSGLSISRLRAKYPNYYISKNKIELTPDIDVDAVLAKVQKQYAKQPVNTIDGVKIEFDKEWVHLRKSNTEPIIRIYAESDSLSTADHLANKIIGDIKDIISEKA, encoded by the coding sequence GTGGCGTTAATAAAATCTATTTCAGGAATAAGAGGTACCATTGGCGGGGAAGTAGGCGAAGCACTTACACCATTAGATGTAGTTAAATTTGCGGCCGCTTTTGGCACGTGGGTACTACAGACCACCAATAACAACAACATTGTCATAGGCCGTGACGCCCGTCTCTCCGGAGACATGGTGAACCGACTGGTAGTGGCCACCTTGCAGGGCTTGGGCATCAATGTGATTGACTTGGGTCTTTCCACCACCCCAACCGTAGAGATGGCCGTGCCTGCTAAGAAAGCCGGCGGCGGGATTATCTTGACGGCCAGCCACAACCCCAAGCAATGGAATGCGCTTAAGCTCTTGAACCAGCACGGCGAATTCATCAATGACCAGGAAGGTAAACTGGTGTTGGAGTTGGCAGAAAAAGAGTCGTTCCAATTTGCCGAGGTAACCAAACTGGGCAAGTACACCCAAAGCGATAAGTTCCTGAAGCGTCACATTAAGGCCATTACAGATTTACCTTTGGTAGACGTAGAGGCCATCAAAGCCGCCAACTTTAAAGTAGTGGTAGACGCGGTGAACTCCTGCGGAGGTTTTGCGGTGCCACAACTCTTGGAGGCCTTAGGCGTGACGCAGATTGAGAAATTATACTGTGAGCCAGACGGCAACTTTCCGCATAACCCAGAGCCGCTGCCTGAGAACCTAGGCGAAATCTCCCGTATGATGGAGAAAGGCAAGTTTGACCTGGGCATTGTAGTGGACCCAGACGTGGACCGCCTGGCCTTGGTCAATGAAGACGGCAGCATGTTCGGGGAGGAATACACCCTGGTGGCCGTGTCTGACTACGTGTTGCAGAATACGCCGGGCAATACCGTTTCTAACCTTTCCTCTACCCGCGCGTTGCGTGATGTGACTGAGAAATCGGGCGGTACGTACTTTGCCTCTGCCGTTGGCGAGGTGAACGTGGTAAACATGATGAAAGCCCAGAACGCGGTAATTGGCGGCGAAGGGAACGGAGGCATCATCTATCCAGAGCTGCACTACGGCCGTGACGCCTTGGTGGGCATTGCCTTGTTCTTGACGCACCTGGCTAAGTCTGGTTTGAGCATCTCTAGGTTAAGAGCCAAGTATCCTAATTACTATATCTCTAAAAACAAGATTGAATTAACGCCAGACATTGACGTGGACGCGGTGTTGGCCAAAGTGCAGAAGCAGTATGCCAAGCAACCAGTCAACACCATTGACGGCGTTAAGATTGAGTTTGACAAAGAATGGGTGCATTTGCGCAAGTCCAACACGGAGCCCATCATCAGAATCTACGCTGAGTCTGACTCACTTTCTACGGCAGACCACCTGGCCAATAAAATCATTGGTGATATCAAAGACATCATCTCTGAGAAAGCATAA
- a CDS encoding PAS domain-containing sensor histidine kinase — protein MNPELELVSNYSQENQKEDIYRLLIEGIKDYAIFLIDPEGHIATWNAGAKKINQYDQEEVMGKHFSVFYTPESIAKNYPAYELEQALKNGRFEDEGWRVRKDGIVFWANVIFTPIYNESGKHLGFSKITRDLSERKKAEDDLYKAYENLKDSEERFRRLVEGVTDYAIFMLDSAGHVATWNEGARRIKGYEAHEIIGKYFGKFYSRDSVLDGYPEYELKEARAHGRFEDEGWRYRKDGTAFWANVIITAIYNDKKELIGFSKITRDLTEKKQLEEQLFRTNEELRESEEKSRLLIDSVQDYAILMLNTEGYIMSWNTGAERIKGYTAQEVIGKHFSVFYPREAIENGFPAFELSKAIQDGRFEDEGWRVRKDGAAFWANVVLSPVYNSDHRLLGFAKITRDLTERRRNEDLMQKNKELVRINNDLDNFVYTASHDLKSPIANLEGLLLALKEDLGANCVPHQNILSMMDGSLQTLRKVINDLSEVTKLQQAKDEIEHVNLLQLLEEVKANLRDTIKTSNAEIVVGDMDYEMLSYSRKNMRSILYNLVSNAIKYRDPQRAPKVTLSTKVSENGDFILSIIDNGLGIPAHQVPKIFAMYKRVHDHVEGTGIGLYLVKKILDNSGDDIKVFSTVGQGTAFHLHFKNQKV, from the coding sequence ATGAATCCAGAATTAGAGCTCGTTTCAAATTATAGTCAAGAGAATCAAAAGGAGGACATTTATAGGCTGTTGATTGAAGGCATTAAGGACTATGCCATTTTCCTGATAGACCCCGAAGGCCATATAGCCACCTGGAACGCAGGTGCCAAGAAAATAAATCAGTATGACCAGGAAGAGGTCATGGGCAAGCACTTCTCTGTGTTCTATACGCCAGAATCCATTGCCAAAAACTACCCAGCGTATGAGTTAGAGCAAGCCTTAAAGAACGGCCGCTTTGAGGACGAGGGCTGGCGGGTGCGCAAGGACGGTATTGTCTTCTGGGCCAACGTCATCTTTACGCCCATCTACAATGAAAGCGGCAAACACCTGGGCTTTTCCAAGATTACCCGTGACCTCTCTGAACGCAAGAAGGCCGAGGACGACCTCTACAAAGCCTATGAAAATCTAAAAGACAGCGAAGAACGGTTCCGGCGCTTGGTAGAAGGCGTTACAGACTACGCCATCTTCATGCTGGACTCTGCCGGCCACGTGGCCACCTGGAACGAGGGCGCCCGTCGCATAAAAGGGTATGAGGCCCATGAGATCATCGGGAAGTACTTCGGTAAGTTTTATAGCCGTGATTCTGTGCTGGACGGGTATCCAGAATATGAGTTGAAGGAAGCCCGCGCCCACGGCCGCTTTGAGGACGAGGGCTGGCGTTACCGCAAAGATGGCACCGCTTTCTGGGCCAATGTGATCATCACCGCCATTTACAATGACAAGAAGGAGCTGATTGGCTTCTCTAAAATCACCCGCGACCTTACCGAGAAGAAGCAACTGGAGGAACAACTCTTCAGGACCAACGAGGAACTGCGCGAAAGCGAAGAAAAGTCCAGACTTCTGATAGACAGCGTGCAGGACTATGCCATTCTCATGCTCAACACAGAGGGCTATATCATGAGCTGGAACACTGGCGCCGAACGCATTAAAGGCTACACGGCCCAGGAGGTGATAGGCAAGCACTTTTCTGTCTTTTACCCTAGAGAGGCTATTGAAAATGGGTTTCCGGCGTTTGAGCTGAGCAAAGCCATACAAGACGGCCGCTTTGAGGACGAGGGCTGGCGCGTACGCAAGGACGGGGCCGCCTTCTGGGCCAACGTGGTCTTATCACCGGTGTACAACTCAGACCATAGGCTGCTGGGCTTCGCGAAGATTACCAGAGACTTAACAGAGCGCCGCCGCAACGAGGACCTCATGCAGAAAAACAAGGAGCTGGTGCGCATCAACAACGACCTAGACAATTTTGTGTACACGGCCTCGCATGACCTCAAATCCCCAATCGCTAACCTAGAAGGGCTGCTGCTTGCCTTAAAAGAGGACTTGGGCGCAAACTGTGTGCCGCACCAGAACATTTTGTCCATGATGGACGGCTCTCTGCAAACCCTGCGCAAAGTGATCAATGACCTTTCTGAGGTAACCAAGCTGCAGCAGGCAAAAGATGAGATAGAGCACGTGAACCTGCTACAGCTGCTAGAAGAAGTGAAGGCCAACCTGCGGGATACCATCAAAACCAGCAACGCCGAAATTGTAGTGGGGGATATGGACTATGAAATGCTATCCTATTCCCGAAAGAACATGCGCAGCATTCTGTATAACCTGGTGTCTAACGCCATCAAGTACCGCGACCCGCAACGTGCGCCCAAGGTGACGCTCAGTACCAAGGTGTCAGAAAATGGGGACTTCATTCTCTCTATCATAGACAACGGGCTAGGGATTCCAGCACACCAAGTACCTAAGATTTTTGCCATGTACAAGCGTGTGCATGACCATGTAGAAGGCACGGGTATTGGTCTTTATTTGGTTAAAAAGATTCTGGACAACTCTGGCGACGACATCAAAGTGTTCAGCACGGTAGGGCAGGGCACCGCTTTCCATTTGCATTTCAAAAACCAGAAGGTTTAA